In Erpetoichthys calabaricus chromosome 4, fErpCal1.3, whole genome shotgun sequence, one genomic interval encodes:
- the LOC127527431 gene encoding olfactory receptor 52E4-like produces the protein MPPTNLSVATPDFFLMGFPGLEAYHVWLSVPFLVMYSVAVVGNIIILCVVKLEESLHTPMFSFLCVLALIDLGLCTSTIPKMLQMFWLRANVISFHACFVQMFVIHFLSTLESSTLAVMAYDRYVAIYNPLRYTTILTNAYIIKIIAVLFVRGIILIGLVPVLASRLPFCSSTIISHCFCDHMAVVKLACTDITINSYYGLAIAFFIIGTDLFFIIFTYVMILRAVLKLASKTARLKAFNTCGSHLFVILYFYTTMLFSFITYRFGQSVPAHVHVTFTVLYLLVPPMLNPVIYGVRTKEIREGFLKHIFGKKIKPKTEHLNIKDNREPYVNK, from the coding sequence ATGCCTCCCACGAATTTGTCAGTTGCGACTCCAGACttttttttgatgggatttcctgGATTAGAGGCATATCATGTATGGTTGTCTGTTCCATTCCTTGTTATGTACTCTGTAGCAGTTGTGggcaatattataatattatgcgTAGTTAAACTTGAAGAAAGTCTCCACACCCCgatgttttcctttctttgtgtTCTGGCTCTGATCGACTTAGGTCTATGCACTTCTACAATTCCTaaaatgttgcagatgttctgGCTCCGAGCTAACGTGATTTCTTTTCATGCttgttttgttcagatgtttgtaATTCACTTCCTATCAACGTTAGAATCCTCGACATTAGCAGTTATGGCATACGACCGGTATGTTGCCATATACAACCCTTTGCGTTACACTACGATATTGACAAATGCATATATCATTAAAATCATTGCAGTACTTTTCGTGAGGGGCATTATATTAATAGGCCTGGTTCCCGTCTTAGCTTCCCGGCTGCCTTTCTGTTCATCCACGATCATCTCTCATTGCTTCTGTGACCATATGGCTGTAGTCAAACTGGCATGTACAGACATTACTATTAACAGTTATTACGGACTTGCTATTGCATTCTTTATAATTGGTACGgatctattttttattatttttacctatGTAATGATCTTGAGAGCTGTACTAAAACTGGCATCAAAAACAGCTCGTCTGAAGGCGTTCAATACTTGTGGTTCACATTTATTTGTTATACTTTATTTCTATAcaacaatgttattttcttttattacataCAGATTTGGTcaaagtgttcctgctcatgttCATGTTACGTTTACGGTGTTGTATCTTTTGGTGCCGCCGATGTTAAATCCAGTGATCTACGGTGTGAGAACTAAAGAAATACGGGAAGGTTTCCTGAAGCACATTTTTGGGAAAAAGATTAAGCCTAAAACTgagcatttaaatattaaagataatCGTGAACcttatgtaaataaatga